A segment of the Candidatus Pelagisphaera phototrophica genome:
AAGTGCCAGCCTCAAGATGTGGAGATTGGAAAGCCAAATCTGGTAAAGCATCCAGACGATGTACCAAGGAATTCGGATGATTTGCTGTAACCGATTGCCGAATCCTTGGGAGCGGTTCTCAAAAAAGAAGTTCGAGGAGATCGCAGTGATGAATGCGGTGGAAAGGATGCCGAGGGTGATATGGAACCCATCGAACTGTCCCGAGAATATAATCCAGATCCCGAATAGGAGGAGGAAAATGCAGAGACGATACATGAATGGAAGAAAAGTGAGGAGGTGAAATTGGCCTGTCGCCGATCTTCGGCGCACGAAGGAAGTGCAAAATCGTTAGAAAAGGGTTTCGGATTTTTTTCACAAGTCTTTTTGGAAAAAATAGGACTCCATCAAGCGGAATCGAAATTGG
Coding sequences within it:
- a CDS encoding Na+/H+ antiporter subunit E; translation: MYRLCIFLLLFGIWIIFSGQFDGFHITLGILSTAFITAISSNFFFENRSQGFGNRLQQIIRIPWYIVWMLYQIWLSNLHILRLALSPNELPEVEPKLVRIKTNLKTDFGKWMLANSITLTPGTITIDIKDDELLIHSISSLTTAGVEEDDMERKIAAIFERETTN